Proteins from one Schistocerca americana isolate TAMUIC-IGC-003095 unplaced genomic scaffold, iqSchAmer2.1 HiC_scaffold_62, whole genome shotgun sequence genomic window:
- the LOC124587775 gene encoding 60 kDa lysophospholipase-like — MQEAAAAGRGDSGEVTQVAGDTRLQAGGSPVLASTFQHDTLEASGGEVTVPDVEGPALRELPAYVYSLRPLRLSSMAALLAAADTDCVPGLKGDCERELAAQLTVENAAATAVLAVGHSCLSLAEAAVAFIKANLQVLATQGWADAVLNHPDEVVEVSRLLGEPSAEYRRLPGKECGRRLIEASKEGAVEELRALLAAGANVEARDEDMWTALHWAAVRGHEDVVRCLVEGGADVETRDSRGNTPMHWAAYRGHAAVVRLLAASSGDPNAMDVYRRTPLHYAARQGHAEVAAVLLDVGADRGAWDDHGHIPLDLAMQNREQQLADMLS; from the exons ATGCAGGAGGCTGCGGCCGCAGGCAGGGGGGACAGTGGGGAGGTGACGCAGGTGGCGGGCGACACGCGTCTCCAGGCAGGCGGGAGCCCCGTGTTGGCCTCCACATTCCAGCACGACACGCTGGAGGCCAGCGGCGGAGAGGTCACGGTCCCCGACGTGGAGGGTCCAGCACTCCGGGAGCTGCCGGCCTACGTGTATTCCCTCCGGCCCCTCCGGCTGTCCAGTATGGCCGCCCTACTGGCAGCTGCGGACACCGACTGTGTCCCCGGGCTGAAGGGAGACTGTGAGCGGGAGCTGGCCGCTCAGCTGACAGTGGAGAACGCGGCAGCCACAGCGGTGCTGGCAGTCGGGCACTCGTGTCTCAGCCTCGCGGAGGCCGCTGTCGCCTTCATAAAGGCCAACTTGCAGGTGTTAGCCACACAGGGCTGGGCCGATGCAGTCCTCAACCACCCTGATGAAGTGGTCGAAGTGAGTCGGCTGCTTGGTGAGCCGTCGGCAGAATACAG aCGCCTTCCCGGAAAGGAGTGTGGCAGGAGGCTGATCGAGGCATCTAAGGAGGGGGCGGTGGAGGAGCTGAGGGCGCTTCTGGCGGCAGGTGCGAATGTGGAGGCGAGGGACGAGGACATGTGGACTGCCCTGCACTGGGCGGCAGTGAGGGGACACGAGGATGTGGTGAGGTGTCTGGTGGAGGGTGGGGCGGACGTCGAAACCAGAGACAGCAGGGGGAACACACCCATGCACTGGGCTGCATACCGCGGCCACGCGGCTGTGGTGCGGCTACTGGCCGCCTCCTCTGGTGACCCCAACGCCATGGACGTTTACCGGCGGACGCCGTTGCACTATGCAGCGAGGCAGGGCCACGCAGAGGTGGCGGCTGTGTTGCTCGATGTGGGGGCCGACAGAGGGGCCTGGGATGATCACGGACACATACCTCTGGACCTAGCCATGCAGAACAGAGAGCAGCAGCTTGCAGATATGCTATCATGA